In Anthocerotibacter panamensis C109, the sequence TCCTCACCGGTTGCGGGGTGAAGCGCGACTTATATCTGGAGAAAAAAGAGCAGGTCAAACAACTGAAGCAGGAAAACCTCGCCCTCAAGCAGGAAAATCTGCAAATTCGTCGAAAATTGAGCGCTCCTTTAGTCCCCGGTGCTCTGCCAGCCCAAACCAGCTTTAGCGATGTGAGCGGGGTACCCCAGGAACCTTTGATCAGCGCGCTTGCCCGCCTCCAAGCGCTCCCGGTCGAGGCAGAAACCCTTCAGCCCAACAGCTTAATTACCCGAAGTGAATATTTGATTTGGCTCTTTCAGAGCAATAATGCGCTCTTTTTTGACAAACCCCAGCGCCAGTTACGGCCTATAAGCGCTGAGGCTGTGGCCTTTAGCGACCTGCCCAAAACCCATCCAGCCTTCAGTTTTGTGCAGGCTTTTGCCCCCTTTTTGCCGCTAGCGGACGGGACGGGACGTCTGCGCCCGGACGAGCCTTTGACCCGCGAAGAACTCTTGGCCTACAAGTCAAGACTAGACTGGGGTGAAAGTGCCGTTATGACGCCCGAAGACGTTGCTCAGGTCTGGCAGTTTAGTGACAGTGACAGCATCAATCCTGCCTACTGCGGGGCCATTATCAAGGATCAAAATGCTGAGAGCAATCTGCGTCGGGTCTGGGGCGGCACCACCCGCCTCGAACCGCGCCAACCGGTCACCCGTGCCGAGGCCGCAGCCAGCTTATGGCGGATTGGTTCTGAGTCCGAGGGACGTTCTGCCCCCGAAGCCCTGAAGTTGCGGGGACTCCCGTGACCGATAATGCTTACCGTATCAGCCTCCATTTCCTACAACAGCCCCAGCCGCTGCGGCTGGTGCTCCTCCAACAGGCAGGATTGGCTCGCTACGCGGTATTTCTGACTCAGATGCCGCTGACTGAGGGCAATATCCACTGTGTCATGCGCTTTTTAGGAGAACCGGAGCGCGTTAAGTTCCCAAAACTCCAAGGGGCGGACTTGGCGGGCTTGGTTCTTGATGGGGTGAACCTGATTCGGGGTGATCTGAGCGGGGCAGACCTCAGGGGGAGTCGTCTGGTAAAAGGTGACCTGCTGTTTGCCCGCTTGGTTGGGGCGGACCTTAGAGAAGCGGACCTCACAGGCACGCGCTGCAATGAAACCCTGTGGACCCAAGCGCAGGTTGAAGGCTGTCGGTTGGGGCTGGGAATTGGGCTGACGCAGGTCCAAAAAGCGGAACTTCTCGGACGGGGGGCGCTCTTCGAGGCCTGACCAAAGAGGGTGAGCTATTCTTTGACGAACAGGTTTAGGCAAGCCTTAGGAGAAGCGTTAACCCTGGGATAAAACGCTTGACGGGTAGGCGGGGAGTCCTTAGAGTTACTTTATGCAAAAGCGCAACCTCCAAAAATCAGCAGTAATTCCGGGGCTTAAGCGTACCGCGCGCCGTCGTCTCGGACTGGGACTCGTCTCAGGGCTGGCCTTGACAGCGGCATTTGTAGGTTTCTGGCTCTGGGGCATGGGGGAGACTAGCGCTTTTGTCCATCGACCGGCCTTCGGCCCCTTGCCAGAACTGGCTCCCATCTTGCCTTTCACCTTGGGCCAGCCCGCTCTTGGCCTCACCCAACGGCTTACCACCCTCGCCAACCAACCCCGGTTACGCGCCGGCATCTTTGCTCTGGACCTCAAGGGCGGAAGCTATGTTGCCGTGGCAGATGACCAAAGCTATCCTGCCGCCAGTACGATTAAGCTTCCCATCCTGTTGGCTCTGCTCCAAGACCTAGACCGGGGGCTGGTACGTTGGGATGAACTGCTGACCATAACTCCCCAGCTCAAAACATCCGGCTCGGGCATCCTTAAAAATCGGCCCTTGGGCACACAACTCAGGGTCTGGGAAGTGGCGAGTCTGATGATCACCGAGAGCGACAACACCGCTACTCATATGCTCATTGCCCGATTGGGGGGCTTCGCGCAGCTCAACCGGCGCTTTAGCTGGTGGGGGCTCACCCACACCGCACTACGGGCTCCCCTGCCGGACATCCCCGGACAAAACACCACCAGCCCCCACGACCTCGCCATCGTGCTGAGCCACTTAGACCAGGGGACCGGCCTCAACCCCTGGACCCGCGACCGGGCTTTGGATATCCTGCGCCGGGTCAGTAACCGCTCCTTACTGCCCAAGGGCCTCGACAAAGTCGAGAACACCGCCCTCATCGCCCACAAAACCGGGACTATAGGCATTGCCCTAGCGGATGCGGGTCTAGTGGATCTGCCCAACGGTAAACGCTACATCCTAGCCACGATGGTAGAGCGTCCCCGCGAAGACCGCCGCGCCGCCCAACTGATCCAGGACATCTCCACCCAGGTCGCCCAGGCATGGTCTACCCCTCCTATTGCGCAACCGTTGGGAACAAACACTGCTTTGCTCGTCCCGGTATTACCGCCCAACCCAACCACGGAGTCCAAGGCCCCTTAAGGTCGGGCGATCCCGGAGAATTGCACGCCAGAGCGCCCATCGCGGCGATAGGAATAAAACAAGTCTGCGTGGTCATAGGTACAGTAGGGACTGACACTGATGTTTTCCGGGCGCACCCCTTGGGCTAGCGCCTGTTGTCGGTTGATTTCCTTGAGATCGAGGTGGGACTGGGGCGTATCGATACCCAGCGTGTCCAGGACTTGGAGCGCCACCTCAGGGCCGACCGGATAGCGGTGCAGACCGATAGCAGGACCGATGGCGACTCGGACCGCCGTGAGATCTATCCCTTGTCTTTGGAGCGCACCAAGCGTCTTAGGCAAGATGGCTTGAGCGGTCCCCCGCCAGCCCGCGTGGATAGCAGCCACATAGCGGTCACTGGCAAGCAGGACGGGCACACAGTCAGCACTGGCTACCCATACCGACACCGCAGGCTCTCGGGCAATCAGGGCATCGCCGCGGGCAGGGAGCTGCTCGGGGGTAAAAATCTCTGCTCCATGGACTTGATGCAAACACACCGCCCGCTCAGAGGGCAGACCTAAATGGTGCGCGCAACCTGCTGGATCAGCAGCCCCCAGTCGGGTAAAAAATCCATGGGGCCAGCGCTCCAAAAGCTCACAGGTCAGCCAAGCACGCTCTTGTGTTTGATGCAAGTGCCACAGGCCAAGGGTCAAGCTGCGGTCGTCCACAGGTACAGCATCATGGAGGGCATACCAATTGTAGAGCCGGAGCGATGAGAAACTGGTTTCCTGGGCCACAGGGTGTCGAGGCCCCTCGGTTCGATTGTAACTTTTGGTATAGACTAGTTAATACACGCCTGACGCACACCCATCCTCGGAAACCCATATGGCACGCGACTACTACGAATTATTGGGAGTGGACCGTGGTGCAAGTAAAGACGAAGTCAAGCAAGCCTACCGCAAGCTGGCACGCAAGTATCATCCCGACGTCAACAAAGACGACGGTGCTGAAGAGCTTTTTAAAGAAATAAATTTAGCCTACGAAGTCCTCTCTGACGATGATAAACGGGCACGCTATGACCGTTTCGGTGAGGCTGGAGTCTCTGGAGCGGCAGGAGGCGGGGTTGGCGGGTTTGACGCGCAAGGCTTTGGAGACATTTTCGAGGCGTTTGGCAGTATTTTTGGTGGGGGCGGGGGTGGACGCTCAAGTCGCGGACCGGTCCGAGGGGATGACCTGCGGTTAGACCTCTCCTTGAGTTTTATGGAAGCGGCCTTTGGTTGTGAAAAAGAAGTCACCTTCGACCACCTAGAGTCCTGTAAGACCTGTAAGGGTTCCGGGGCCAAGACTGGGACAGGACCGGTCACCTGCCGCACCTGCAACGGTCAAGGCCAAGTCCGCCAAGCCGCCCGCACTCCCTTCGGGGTTTTCACTCAGGTGACGACTTGCCCGACTTGCCAGGGCGCGGGTCAGACAATCCAGGACCCTTGCACCACCTGTAATGGCCGCGGTCGTCAGGTCGTCCAACGTACCACCCAAGTCACCATCCCACCAGGGGTGGATGAGGGCAACCGCCTGCGGGTCACAGGTGAGGGCAACGCGGGACTCAAGGGCGGCTCCCCCGGCGATCTCTACATCGACTTAGTTCTACAGAGCCATCCTGTTTTCAAGCGCAACGGCATGGACCTCTCCTCCGAAGTCACGATCTCCTACCTCCAAGCCATTTTTGGGGCCAAGGTCATGGTTCCAGTTTTGGAGCTAGACCAAAAGGAACAAGAAGTAGAGATCCCGCCCGGAACGCAACCGGAGACCGTCCTGACCCTGCGCGGCAAAGGCATCCCCCGCCTCAACAACCTAACCCGTCGGGGGGACCATTACCTCACCATCAAAGTGGCTATTCCCACAAAACTCAGCGGCGAAGAGCGTGAGCTACTGGAGAAACTAGTCAAGATCCGCAGCGAGAAAGTCAAAAAAGACGGCGGATTTCTGAGTGGGCTTTTTAGCAAAGAGTGATTACTCAGGCCGTTGATAATTGATCTCGACGACTGTATGGACATTGCCCCGTGGATTAAAATCAGCCTTGAGGTGGACTTTGATGGGGTCACAGGCTCGCACAAAATCATCTAGCACCTGATTCGCTACCTCCTCATGGGGGATGTATTGCTCCCGGTAGCTGTTGATATAGAGCTTGAGGGACTTGAGTTCGACTACCTTCAGGTTAGGCGTGTAGGTCAGGTAAAAGGTAGCAAAATCTGGGTAGCCGGAGAATGGGCACTTACAGGTAAATTCCGGGAGCGTGATATGGACCTGATAATCCCGACCCGGACGCGGGTTGTCAAACAAAACAAATGTTCCCTCAGTGATGGCCCGCTCGCCATACTTGGGGATAGAGGTATCGTTGCTGGTTGGGGTCACAAGAGGCTCCTGACTTTTTCTATAGTACGCCGTAGTGCGTGGGAGGACTGATGGATGAACAGGGGAAAGGTTGGGTCATAGTCCAATTGGTGCTTTTTCTGCTGATTGCGCTAGCTCCCGGAGCGGCTGAGCCCTGGCCGCTATCCTGGTTGTTTAGCGTTTTGGGCCTTGTCCTACTCCTTGATGGGATAGTCGTCATGCTCCTGAGTCTGGTCACTCTAGGGCCAAACCTCACCCCTTTTCCCCGCCCCCGCCCCGAGGGGCAACTCGTCACCACCGGCATCTACAGTCTGATCCGCCATCCGCTTTATACAGGGGTGGTCCTAGCGAGCTTGGGCTTGAGCCTCTTCACTAACAGTCTGCTGCGATTGTTGCTGACCGTTGCTCTTTTTTTGGTGCATGACCTCAAAGCCAGCCGTGAGGAACAGTGGTTGGAGGAACGCTTCCCGGAATATCCAAACTACCGGCAACGGGTCAAGAAATTCTTCCCTGGGGTATACTAGCTTTCCTTTGTTAAATCAGAAGGAACCCTCCCAACCCATGTAACTGCTCAAGTGCCAATTTAAGCATCCAGATGGTATTCTAGGCACCCGCATCCCCTCCGGTTTTCCTAGCAAATGGTCCTTTGCCGCACTCCCCGCCGCATCAACACCGCAAGGACTGTATCCACTCCAATGGTGGCAACTGCCCGCGCTAGATGCTCCGCTGCTCGGTCTAGGTCTGCTGTGGACTTCGCATCCATACTGCCTGTGACAAAGCCTCCGACATCCTGCACCACCCCGACAACCTCGGTGCCCAGCGCTAACACCCCCAATCCCAACAGCGCCAGATCTGCAATCTCTCCAACTCCCACGACATGAGAAGCAGCCCAAGCCCCTACTTTCTGAACGGATACCTATTCAATCAACCTTTACAGCAACAGGCTTATCACCGTAAAAAGCATGCCATAGTTCACGAAGCTCTGCTTCTAGATCCTCTGGCGTTTCAAATTCTTGCTCAGTCAATTCTGAGTACTGCTCTGGAGTAATAGTCTGGTAAAGGATAGCTTCTGCAAACTGTTTTTGGAACTGTTCGGCACGGTTCGGGAAGTTAGAGTTATTTAACTCACGTCTCAGATCGTCTTGCCAGTTGCTACCCATCACCTCCATATGAAAGTGACGTTCAATAACATCTAAGAACAGCTCAGGTAAAGGTTTTTGCATCACCACTTTCTTCCCTCATTTAGGTTCAGGATACATTGTGTGTAGTTTCCAGTCACCACTAGTATCTTTTTTGTAGTAGGCTTTCATTATACCGTCCGTGAAGTCGGCTTCCGTAACACCTGTTGGGTGTTTGGCGCTTCCTTGACGCGTTTTACCAAACACTTCTTTTTTGTAATTCTGACCGTAGATTTCTTCTAATGGTACTTCAACTGCTTTAGTAATGGTATTGTTAGCCATATCAGCTTCCATTGTCAAATCCTTAAATCTCTGGGTACTACGCAAGTACTTCTCTGCCTTGACGTAGCCTTCCTCGCTTATCACCTTTGTTGCATGCTTTCCATATCCATGTTTCATCGGAGTTCCATCCAGAAATTTTTTGTAAGCATCATCCGTTGTTCCTGTGACAGGATCATAGCCTTTGAGCACCCTATCCTCTAGCTGTTTCTCGGTGAGATGCGGACCATGGCGGGCGGGTCCATGCCCCTGAGCATTCAATTCCCGCATCCGCTGTTTAATCGCTTCTGCCGAACTACCCTCCTGCTTCGCTTCGATAGCTAGCGGTTTCGAGACAAGTTGCTCACTCTCGGGTACGCGCACGCGCATCCCCTCCGGCGTGACCATCTCCGGCTGTCCTGGTAAACGGTCCTTCGCCGCTCCCCCCACTTTATGAGTCAACAGTGCAAGGACTGTATCCACTCCCACTGTGGCAACTGCCCGTGCTAGATGCTCCGCTGCCCGGTCCAAGTCTTGCTCTTCTTGAGCCTGAAGCGCCGTGCTGACAAAACCCCCAATATCCTGTCCAACCGTAAAGGCTTCCGCCCCAAGCGCCAATGCCCCCAATCCCAACAGCACTAGGTCAATTATCTCCCCGACTCCCACCGCATGAGAGGCAGCCCACAAACCCGCTACTGCCGCTATCGTCGCCAGAGCTTCAGGGGAGAGCAAGGCTTCGACTTTGGTACGGACCTCGGCGGGTAACAGGGGCAACGTGTGTTGGAGGGCTGCCTCTAGTTTTTGGGGACTGCTCATCCCAGCAATATTCAGAGCAGACGACTCGGACTTGACGGGTTCTTCTTCTTTGCGCTGTACCCTCCTTCTGATATCCGCACTATGTGCTT encodes:
- a CDS encoding polyphenol oxidase family protein, with the translated sequence MAQETSFSSLRLYNWYALHDAVPVDDRSLTLGLWHLHQTQERAWLTCELLERWPHGFFTRLGAADPAGCAHHLGLPSERAVCLHQVHGAEIFTPEQLPARGDALIAREPAVSVWVASADCVPVLLASDRYVAAIHAGWRGTAQAILPKTLGALQRQGIDLTAVRVAIGPAIGLHRYPVGPEVALQVLDTLGIDTPQSHLDLKEINRQQALAQGVRPENISVSPYCTYDHADLFYSYRRDGRSGVQFSGIARP
- the queF gene encoding preQ(1) synthase, giving the protein MTPTSNDTSIPKYGERAITEGTFVLFDNPRPGRDYQVHITLPEFTCKCPFSGYPDFATFYLTYTPNLKVVELKSLKLYINSYREQYIPHEEVANQVLDDFVRACDPIKVHLKADFNPRGNVHTVVEINYQRPE
- a CDS encoding pentapeptide repeat-containing protein, which encodes MTDNAYRISLHFLQQPQPLRLVLLQQAGLARYAVFLTQMPLTEGNIHCVMRFLGEPERVKFPKLQGADLAGLVLDGVNLIRGDLSGADLRGSRLVKGDLLFARLVGADLREADLTGTRCNETLWTQAQVEGCRLGLGIGLTQVQKAELLGRGALFEA
- a CDS encoding serine hydrolase, translated to MQKRNLQKSAVIPGLKRTARRRLGLGLVSGLALTAAFVGFWLWGMGETSAFVHRPAFGPLPELAPILPFTLGQPALGLTQRLTTLANQPRLRAGIFALDLKGGSYVAVADDQSYPAASTIKLPILLALLQDLDRGLVRWDELLTITPQLKTSGSGILKNRPLGTQLRVWEVASLMITESDNTATHMLIARLGGFAQLNRRFSWWGLTHTALRAPLPDIPGQNTTSPHDLAIVLSHLDQGTGLNPWTRDRALDILRRVSNRSLLPKGLDKVENTALIAHKTGTIGIALADAGLVDLPNGKRYILATMVERPREDRRAAQLIQDISTQVAQAWSTPPIAQPLGTNTALLVPVLPPNPTTESKAP
- the dnaJ gene encoding molecular chaperone DnaJ yields the protein MARDYYELLGVDRGASKDEVKQAYRKLARKYHPDVNKDDGAEELFKEINLAYEVLSDDDKRARYDRFGEAGVSGAAGGGVGGFDAQGFGDIFEAFGSIFGGGGGGRSSRGPVRGDDLRLDLSLSFMEAAFGCEKEVTFDHLESCKTCKGSGAKTGTGPVTCRTCNGQGQVRQAARTPFGVFTQVTTCPTCQGAGQTIQDPCTTCNGRGRQVVQRTTQVTIPPGVDEGNRLRVTGEGNAGLKGGSPGDLYIDLVLQSHPVFKRNGMDLSSEVTISYLQAIFGAKVMVPVLELDQKEQEVEIPPGTQPETVLTLRGKGIPRLNNLTRRGDHYLTIKVAIPTKLSGEERELLEKLVKIRSEKVKKDGGFLSGLFSKE
- a CDS encoding methyltransferase family protein: MDEQGKGWVIVQLVLFLLIALAPGAAEPWPLSWLFSVLGLVLLLDGIVVMLLSLVTLGPNLTPFPRPRPEGQLVTTGIYSLIRHPLYTGVVLASLGLSLFTNSLLRLLLTVALFLVHDLKASREEQWLEERFPEYPNYRQRVKKFFPGVY